The Macaca thibetana thibetana isolate TM-01 chromosome 19, ASM2454274v1, whole genome shotgun sequence genome has a segment encoding these proteins:
- the PVR gene encoding poliovirus receptor isoform X2, whose protein sequence is MAAAWPPLLLALLALSWPPPGTGDIVVQAPTQVPGFLGDSVTLPCYLQVPGMEETHVSQLTWSRHGESGSMAIFHPTQGPKYSEPKRLEFVATRLGTELRDASLRMFGLRVEDEGSYTCVFFIFPQGKRSVDIWLRVLAKPQNTAEVQKVQLTGKPVPVARCVSTGGRPPAHITWHSDLGGMPNTSQAPGFLSGTVTVTSLWILVPSSQVDGKSVTCKVEHEGFEKPQLLTVNLTVYYPPEVSFSGYDNNWYLSQNEATLTCDARSNPEPTGYNWSTTMGPLPPFAVAQGAQLLIRPVDKPINTTFICNVTNALGARQAELTVQVKERPPSEHSGMSSNIIIFLILGIVILLTLVGIGLYFYQSRYSCKEHASASANGLLEATCVPQLIDPSSHHSDFCFPHYITFSDSDPSASRL, encoded by the exons GGGACATCGTCGTGCAGGCACCCACCCAGGTGCCCGGCTTCTTGGGCGACTCCGTGACGCTGCCCTGCTACCTACAGGTGCCCGGCATGGAGGAGACTCACGTGTCACAGCTGACTTGGTCGCGGCATGGTGAATCCGGCAGCATGGCCATCTTCCACCCAACGCAGGGCCCCAAGTATTCGGAGCCCAAACGGCTGGAATTCGTGGCCACCAGACTGGGCACGGAGCTGCGGGATGCCTCGCTGAGGATGTTCGGGTTGCGCGTCGAGGATGAAGGCAGCTACACCTGTGTGTTCTTCATCTTCCCGCAGGGCAAAAGGAGCGTGGATATCTGGCTCCGAGTGCTTG CCAAGCCACAGAACACAGCTGAGGTTCAGAAGGTCCAGCTCACTGGAAAGCCAGTGCCCGTGGCCCGCTGCGTCTCCACAGGGGGTCGCCCGCCGGCCCATATCACCTGGCACTCAGACCTGGGCGGGATGCCCAATACCAGCCAGGCGCCAGGGTTCCTGTCTGGCACAGTCACTGTCACCAGCCTCTGGATTTTGGTGCCCTCAAGCCAGGTGGACGGCAAGAGTGTGACCTGCAAGGTGGAGCACGAGGGCTTTGAGAAGCCTCAGCTGCTGACTGTGAACCTCACCGTCTACT ACCCCCCAGAGGTATCCTTCTCTGGCTATGATAACAACTGGTACCTCAGCCAGAATGAGGCCACCCTGACCTGCGACGCTCGCAGCAACCCAGAGCCCACAGGCTACAACTGGAGCAC GACCATGGGTCCCCTGCCACCCTTCGCTGTGGCCCAGGGCGCCCAGCTCCTGATCCGTCCTGTGGACAAACCAATCAACACAACTTTCATCTGCAACGTCACCAATGCCCTAGGAGCTCGCCAGGCAGAACTGACCGTCCAGGTCAAAG aGCGACCTCCCAGTGAGCACTCAGGCATGTCCAGTAACATCATCATCTTCCTGATTCTGGGAATCGTGATTCTTCTGACCCTCGTGGGGATCGGGCTTTATTTCTATCAGTCCAGATATTCCT GTAAGGAGCATGCCAGCGCCTCGGCTAATGGG CTTTTAGAGGCCACCTGCGTTCCTCAGCTCATAGATCCTTCCTCACATCACTCCGACTTCTGCTTCCCTCACTACATCACCTTCTCTGACTCTGATCCTTCTGCTTCTCGCTTATAA
- the PVR gene encoding poliovirus receptor isoform X6 has protein sequence MAAAWPPLLLALLALSWPPPGTGDIVVQAPTQVPGFLGDSVTLPCYLQVPGMEETHVSQLTWSRHGESGSMAIFHPTQGPKYSEPKRLEFVATRLGTELRDASLRMFGLRVEDEGSYTCVFFIFPQGKRSVDIWLRVLAKPQNTAEVQKVQLTGKPVPVARCVSTGGRPPAHITWHSDLGGMPNTSQAPGFLSGTVTVTSLWILVPSSQVDGKSVTCKVEHEGFEKPQLLTVNLTVYYPPEVSFSGYDNNWYLSQNEATLTCDARSNPEPTGYNWSTTMGPLPPFAVAQGAQLLIRPVDKPINTTFICNVTNALGARQAELTVQVKERPPSEHSGMSSNIIIFLILGIVILLTLVGIGLYFYQSRYSCKEHASASANGYISYSDVSREASFCQDPQTEGAR, from the exons GGGACATCGTCGTGCAGGCACCCACCCAGGTGCCCGGCTTCTTGGGCGACTCCGTGACGCTGCCCTGCTACCTACAGGTGCCCGGCATGGAGGAGACTCACGTGTCACAGCTGACTTGGTCGCGGCATGGTGAATCCGGCAGCATGGCCATCTTCCACCCAACGCAGGGCCCCAAGTATTCGGAGCCCAAACGGCTGGAATTCGTGGCCACCAGACTGGGCACGGAGCTGCGGGATGCCTCGCTGAGGATGTTCGGGTTGCGCGTCGAGGATGAAGGCAGCTACACCTGTGTGTTCTTCATCTTCCCGCAGGGCAAAAGGAGCGTGGATATCTGGCTCCGAGTGCTTG CCAAGCCACAGAACACAGCTGAGGTTCAGAAGGTCCAGCTCACTGGAAAGCCAGTGCCCGTGGCCCGCTGCGTCTCCACAGGGGGTCGCCCGCCGGCCCATATCACCTGGCACTCAGACCTGGGCGGGATGCCCAATACCAGCCAGGCGCCAGGGTTCCTGTCTGGCACAGTCACTGTCACCAGCCTCTGGATTTTGGTGCCCTCAAGCCAGGTGGACGGCAAGAGTGTGACCTGCAAGGTGGAGCACGAGGGCTTTGAGAAGCCTCAGCTGCTGACTGTGAACCTCACCGTCTACT ACCCCCCAGAGGTATCCTTCTCTGGCTATGATAACAACTGGTACCTCAGCCAGAATGAGGCCACCCTGACCTGCGACGCTCGCAGCAACCCAGAGCCCACAGGCTACAACTGGAGCAC GACCATGGGTCCCCTGCCACCCTTCGCTGTGGCCCAGGGCGCCCAGCTCCTGATCCGTCCTGTGGACAAACCAATCAACACAACTTTCATCTGCAACGTCACCAATGCCCTAGGAGCTCGCCAGGCAGAACTGACCGTCCAGGTCAAAG aGCGACCTCCCAGTGAGCACTCAGGCATGTCCAGTAACATCATCATCTTCCTGATTCTGGGAATCGTGATTCTTCTGACCCTCGTGGGGATCGGGCTTTATTTCTATCAGTCCAGATATTCCT GTAAGGAGCATGCCAGCGCCTCGGCTAATGGG TATATCTCCTATTCAGATGTGAGCAGAGAGGCCAGCTTTTGCCAGGATCCACAGACAGAGGGCGCAAG
- the PVR gene encoding poliovirus receptor isoform X3, whose protein sequence is MAAAWPPLLLALLALSWPPPGTGDIVVQAPTQVPGFLGDSVTLPCYLQVPGMEETHVSQLTWSRHGESGSMAIFHPTQGPKYSEPKRLEFVATRLGTELRDASLRMFGLRVEDEGSYTCVFFIFPQGKRSVDIWLRVLAKPQNTAEVQKVQLTGKPVPVARCVSTGGRPPAHITWHSDLGGMPNTSQAPGFLSGTVTVTSLWILVPSSQVDGKSVTCKVEHEGFEKPQLLTVNLTVYYPPEVSFSGYDNNWYLSQNEATLTCDARSNPEPTGYNWSTTMGPLPPFAVAQGAQLLIRPVDKPINTTFICNVTNALGARQAELTVQVKERPPSEHSGMSSNIIIFLILGIVILLTLVGIGLYFYQSRYSCEFLWHHHLSPSSKEHASASANGYISYSDVSREASFCQDPQTEGAR, encoded by the exons GGGACATCGTCGTGCAGGCACCCACCCAGGTGCCCGGCTTCTTGGGCGACTCCGTGACGCTGCCCTGCTACCTACAGGTGCCCGGCATGGAGGAGACTCACGTGTCACAGCTGACTTGGTCGCGGCATGGTGAATCCGGCAGCATGGCCATCTTCCACCCAACGCAGGGCCCCAAGTATTCGGAGCCCAAACGGCTGGAATTCGTGGCCACCAGACTGGGCACGGAGCTGCGGGATGCCTCGCTGAGGATGTTCGGGTTGCGCGTCGAGGATGAAGGCAGCTACACCTGTGTGTTCTTCATCTTCCCGCAGGGCAAAAGGAGCGTGGATATCTGGCTCCGAGTGCTTG CCAAGCCACAGAACACAGCTGAGGTTCAGAAGGTCCAGCTCACTGGAAAGCCAGTGCCCGTGGCCCGCTGCGTCTCCACAGGGGGTCGCCCGCCGGCCCATATCACCTGGCACTCAGACCTGGGCGGGATGCCCAATACCAGCCAGGCGCCAGGGTTCCTGTCTGGCACAGTCACTGTCACCAGCCTCTGGATTTTGGTGCCCTCAAGCCAGGTGGACGGCAAGAGTGTGACCTGCAAGGTGGAGCACGAGGGCTTTGAGAAGCCTCAGCTGCTGACTGTGAACCTCACCGTCTACT ACCCCCCAGAGGTATCCTTCTCTGGCTATGATAACAACTGGTACCTCAGCCAGAATGAGGCCACCCTGACCTGCGACGCTCGCAGCAACCCAGAGCCCACAGGCTACAACTGGAGCAC GACCATGGGTCCCCTGCCACCCTTCGCTGTGGCCCAGGGCGCCCAGCTCCTGATCCGTCCTGTGGACAAACCAATCAACACAACTTTCATCTGCAACGTCACCAATGCCCTAGGAGCTCGCCAGGCAGAACTGACCGTCCAGGTCAAAG aGCGACCTCCCAGTGAGCACTCAGGCATGTCCAGTAACATCATCATCTTCCTGATTCTGGGAATCGTGATTCTTCTGACCCTCGTGGGGATCGGGCTTTATTTCTATCAGTCCAGATATTCCTGTGAGTTCCTTTGGCATCATCATCTGTCTCCCTCGA GTAAGGAGCATGCCAGCGCCTCGGCTAATGGG TATATCTCCTATTCAGATGTGAGCAGAGAGGCCAGCTTTTGCCAGGATCCACAGACAGAGGGCGCAAGGTGA
- the PVR gene encoding poliovirus receptor isoform X4, translating to MAAAWPPLLLALLALSWPPPGTGDIVVQAPTQVPGFLGDSVTLPCYLQVPGMEETHVSQLTWSRHGESGSMAIFHPTQGPKYSEPKRLEFVATRLGTELRDASLRMFGLRVEDEGSYTCVFFIFPQGKRSVDIWLRVLAKPQNTAEVQKVQLTGKPVPVARCVSTGGRPPAHITWHSDLGGMPNTSQAPGFLSGTVTVTSLWILVPSSQVDGKSVTCKVEHEGFEKPQLLTVNLTVYYPPEVSFSGYDNNWYLSQNEATLTCDARSNPEPTGYNWSTTMGPLPPFAVAQGAQLLIRPVDKPINTTFICNVTNALGARQAELTVQVKERPPSEHSGMSSNIIIFLILGIVILLTLVGIGLYFYQSRYSCKEHASASANGYISYSDVSREASFCQDPQTEGAR from the exons GGGACATCGTCGTGCAGGCACCCACCCAGGTGCCCGGCTTCTTGGGCGACTCCGTGACGCTGCCCTGCTACCTACAGGTGCCCGGCATGGAGGAGACTCACGTGTCACAGCTGACTTGGTCGCGGCATGGTGAATCCGGCAGCATGGCCATCTTCCACCCAACGCAGGGCCCCAAGTATTCGGAGCCCAAACGGCTGGAATTCGTGGCCACCAGACTGGGCACGGAGCTGCGGGATGCCTCGCTGAGGATGTTCGGGTTGCGCGTCGAGGATGAAGGCAGCTACACCTGTGTGTTCTTCATCTTCCCGCAGGGCAAAAGGAGCGTGGATATCTGGCTCCGAGTGCTTG CCAAGCCACAGAACACAGCTGAGGTTCAGAAGGTCCAGCTCACTGGAAAGCCAGTGCCCGTGGCCCGCTGCGTCTCCACAGGGGGTCGCCCGCCGGCCCATATCACCTGGCACTCAGACCTGGGCGGGATGCCCAATACCAGCCAGGCGCCAGGGTTCCTGTCTGGCACAGTCACTGTCACCAGCCTCTGGATTTTGGTGCCCTCAAGCCAGGTGGACGGCAAGAGTGTGACCTGCAAGGTGGAGCACGAGGGCTTTGAGAAGCCTCAGCTGCTGACTGTGAACCTCACCGTCTACT ACCCCCCAGAGGTATCCTTCTCTGGCTATGATAACAACTGGTACCTCAGCCAGAATGAGGCCACCCTGACCTGCGACGCTCGCAGCAACCCAGAGCCCACAGGCTACAACTGGAGCAC GACCATGGGTCCCCTGCCACCCTTCGCTGTGGCCCAGGGCGCCCAGCTCCTGATCCGTCCTGTGGACAAACCAATCAACACAACTTTCATCTGCAACGTCACCAATGCCCTAGGAGCTCGCCAGGCAGAACTGACCGTCCAGGTCAAAG aGCGACCTCCCAGTGAGCACTCAGGCATGTCCAGTAACATCATCATCTTCCTGATTCTGGGAATCGTGATTCTTCTGACCCTCGTGGGGATCGGGCTTTATTTCTATCAGTCCAGATATTCCT GTAAGGAGCATGCCAGCGCCTCGGCTAATGGG TATATCTCCTATTCAGATGTGAGCAGAGAGGCCAGCTTTTGCCAGGATCCACAGACAGAGGGCGCAAGGTGA
- the PVR gene encoding poliovirus receptor isoform X8, with protein sequence MAAAWPPLLLALLALSWPPPGTGDIVVQAPTQVPGFLGDSVTLPCYLQVPGMEETHVSQLTWSRHGESGSMAIFHPTQGPKYSEPKRLEFVATRLGTELRDASLRMFGLRVEDEGSYTCVFFIFPQGKRSVDIWLRVLAKPQNTAEVQKVQLTGKPVPVARCVSTGGRPPAHITWHSDLGGMPNTSQAPGFLSGTVTVTSLWILVPSSQVDGKSVTCKVEHEGFEKPQLLTVNLTVYYPPEVSFSGYDNNWYLSQNEATLTCDARSNPEPTGYNWSTTMGPLPPFAVAQGAQLLIRPVDKPINTTFICNVTNALGARQAELTVQVKERPPSEHSGMSSNIIIFLILGIVILLTLVGIGLYFYQSRYSCKEHASASANGR encoded by the exons GGGACATCGTCGTGCAGGCACCCACCCAGGTGCCCGGCTTCTTGGGCGACTCCGTGACGCTGCCCTGCTACCTACAGGTGCCCGGCATGGAGGAGACTCACGTGTCACAGCTGACTTGGTCGCGGCATGGTGAATCCGGCAGCATGGCCATCTTCCACCCAACGCAGGGCCCCAAGTATTCGGAGCCCAAACGGCTGGAATTCGTGGCCACCAGACTGGGCACGGAGCTGCGGGATGCCTCGCTGAGGATGTTCGGGTTGCGCGTCGAGGATGAAGGCAGCTACACCTGTGTGTTCTTCATCTTCCCGCAGGGCAAAAGGAGCGTGGATATCTGGCTCCGAGTGCTTG CCAAGCCACAGAACACAGCTGAGGTTCAGAAGGTCCAGCTCACTGGAAAGCCAGTGCCCGTGGCCCGCTGCGTCTCCACAGGGGGTCGCCCGCCGGCCCATATCACCTGGCACTCAGACCTGGGCGGGATGCCCAATACCAGCCAGGCGCCAGGGTTCCTGTCTGGCACAGTCACTGTCACCAGCCTCTGGATTTTGGTGCCCTCAAGCCAGGTGGACGGCAAGAGTGTGACCTGCAAGGTGGAGCACGAGGGCTTTGAGAAGCCTCAGCTGCTGACTGTGAACCTCACCGTCTACT ACCCCCCAGAGGTATCCTTCTCTGGCTATGATAACAACTGGTACCTCAGCCAGAATGAGGCCACCCTGACCTGCGACGCTCGCAGCAACCCAGAGCCCACAGGCTACAACTGGAGCAC GACCATGGGTCCCCTGCCACCCTTCGCTGTGGCCCAGGGCGCCCAGCTCCTGATCCGTCCTGTGGACAAACCAATCAACACAACTTTCATCTGCAACGTCACCAATGCCCTAGGAGCTCGCCAGGCAGAACTGACCGTCCAGGTCAAAG aGCGACCTCCCAGTGAGCACTCAGGCATGTCCAGTAACATCATCATCTTCCTGATTCTGGGAATCGTGATTCTTCTGACCCTCGTGGGGATCGGGCTTTATTTCTATCAGTCCAGATATTCCT GTAAGGAGCATGCCAGCGCCTCGGCTAATGGG